A stretch of the Uranotaenia lowii strain MFRU-FL chromosome 3, ASM2978415v1, whole genome shotgun sequence genome encodes the following:
- the LOC129753285 gene encoding uncharacterized protein LOC129753285: MTERKKQFWDVPFRESRRESSAFHGASFDETNLMGRTKLDASSSSTAVGESRSAAAAGPKFERAASFGDKLLVTSSPKFAKSKKIFHMTSSKGPASGGAGIFAVGGDLKGGPPAKGTRRRSEMSFPWSSVTPEGISPICGGTTHVVGGNQVNHRRTTTGLRNRSTSVCLDTLGESSSSPSMAATAGSIRITRIVQNCYHFYRSMIL, encoded by the exons ATGACCGAAAGGAAGAAGCAGTTTTGGGACGTGCCATTCCGCGAAAGTCGTCGCGAGTCGTCCGCATTCCACGGGGcaagttttgatgaaacaaacttGATGGGACGCACCAAGCTGGATGCATCGTCGTCGTCAACCGCGGTGGGTGAATCGAGAAGTGCTGCGGCTGCCGGTCCCAAATTTGAACGGGCTGCAAGTTTCGGGGACAAATTGCTGGTGACGTCGTCCCCGAAGTTCGcgaaatcgaagaaaatttttcACATGACTAGTTCAAAGGGTCCGGCTTCCGGTGGTGCTGGTATTTTCGCGGTGGGTGGAGATTTAAAAGGGGGTCCCCCTGCTAAGGGCACCCGGCGTAGATCGGAAATGTCATTTCCATGGAGCAGTGTTACGCCGGAGGGTATTTCACCCATCTGTGGTGGTACGACTCACGTGGTGGGAGGGAATCAAGTGAACCATCGAAGAACGACTACGGGACTACGAAACAGGAGCACCAGCGTTTGCCTGGACACATTGGGCGAATCATCTTCGTCACCATCGATGGCGGCAACAGCTGGCAGCATCAG AATAACGAGGATTGTCCAGAACTGTTATCACTTCTACCGTTCAATGATCCTCTAA